A single genomic interval of Acidobacteriota bacterium harbors:
- a CDS encoding phosphoribosylformylglycinamidine cyclo-ligase, whose translation MNHSITYKDAGVDIDAANQATARIKKMARSTFNENVMSEIGSFGGMFSGLFNDIREPVLVASCDGVGTKLKIAFAAGIHDTVGYDLVSHCINDILVQGARPLFFLDYIAVGKLYPDVIEKLVEGLVRGCREGECALLGGETAEMPEFYQDGEYDIAGFIVGVVDKKKVINGSRITTGDVVIGLPSIGLHTNGYSLARKILFDAGGYQLDQHVPELGCTVGQELLKPHKNYLPSLQRLIEHEGVIKGLAHITGGGLVENIPRILPRNVDVAIKEGSWPVLPVYDLMQKLGNVPREDMLRTFNMGIGMVVITSPQFLQFVQDQFNVARQPHYILGEVVDGESKVRFV comes from the coding sequence ATGAATCATTCAATCACTTACAAAGACGCTGGCGTGGATATTGACGCCGCCAATCAGGCAACTGCACGCATTAAAAAGATGGCGCGCTCGACTTTTAACGAGAACGTCATGTCGGAAATCGGCAGCTTCGGAGGCATGTTCAGCGGCCTGTTCAATGACATTCGCGAACCTGTGCTGGTCGCAAGCTGCGACGGCGTTGGCACGAAGCTGAAAATCGCCTTTGCCGCAGGCATTCACGATACCGTTGGGTACGATCTGGTCTCGCACTGCATCAACGACATTTTGGTGCAGGGCGCACGCCCACTCTTTTTTCTGGATTACATCGCCGTCGGCAAACTGTATCCCGACGTGATTGAAAAACTGGTCGAAGGTTTGGTGCGCGGATGCCGCGAAGGCGAATGCGCCTTGCTCGGCGGCGAAACCGCCGAAATGCCGGAGTTTTATCAAGACGGAGAATACGACATTGCCGGATTCATTGTCGGCGTGGTGGACAAAAAGAAAGTCATCAACGGCAGCCGCATCACCACCGGAGATGTGGTGATTGGTTTGCCTTCGATTGGATTGCACACGAACGGCTACAGTTTGGCGCGCAAGATTTTGTTTGACGCCGGAGGTTACCAGCTTGACCAGCATGTGCCGGAACTCGGCTGCACCGTTGGCCAGGAATTACTCAAGCCGCACAAAAACTACCTGCCCTCGCTGCAACGCCTGATCGAACACGAAGGTGTCATCAAAGGCTTGGCGCACATCACCGGCGGAGGTTTGGTTGAAAACATCCCGCGCATTTTGCCGCGCAATGTTGACGTCGCCATCAAAGAAGGCAGTTGGCCCGTGCTGCCGGTTTACGATTTGATGCAAAAACTTGGCAACGTCCCGCGCGAAGACATGCTGCGCACATTTAACATGGGCATCGGCATGGTCGTCATCACCAGCCCGCAATTCCTGCAATTCGTCCAGGATCAGTTCAATGTCGCCCGCCAACCGCATTACATTCTTGGCGAAGTCGTGGATGGTGAAAGCAAAGTCCGATTCGTATAA
- a CDS encoding DUF3006 domain-containing protein produces the protein MDRIEGGLAVILAEDGVQFDVPLDRLPPKAKVGDHLIVSFRLDAETTNSTLERITELQRELTQSGQPEHFKL, from the coding sequence ATTGACCGCATCGAAGGCGGTCTGGCAGTCATCCTCGCCGAGGATGGCGTTCAATTTGATGTGCCGCTCGACCGGTTACCGCCGAAGGCAAAAGTCGGCGATCATCTGATCGTCAGTTTTCGGCTGGATGCCGAAACAACCAATTCAACCCTTGAACGAATAACCGAACTTCAACGCGAACTCACACAAAGTGGGCAACCCGAACATTTCAAACTATGA